The genomic region GATCACGTCGCCGGTCTCCACGTCGAGCGGCACCAGTCGCCGACTGCAAGCTCGGCCCAACGGCGTCACTTCGCCATCCTGCTGCTTTTGCCTGGCGGTGTCTTGAATAATGATCCCGCCCTTGGATTTTAGGTCACCTTTCGCGCGCCGTACGACGACGCGGTCATGGAGAGGACGGAATGTCATGAGGATCTTTCTGCGGTCGGCGCATAGGGCGGCCGCACCTATTACATAACATCTCTGGCACTCGATTGGTAGGAGTGCCAAGAAATATTATCTGCAAGCGGATAATCCAGATCATTATCCGTCAGGAAATACAACAAGCCCTAGGATAACCCGTGGATTATTTGGTTCGAATTTCATGACGATTCCTTTTGATCCTGAACTTATAGCACCGAATAGGCGGCAGGATTCTTGAAATAAATAGGACTATTTTTCGTTGCACTAGCAATGCATGCCGCGCTTTCGAAAATTAATTGCCTTGAGCGTTTAGAGCATTGAAGAGCTCGCCCCCAGGCGACTTCCGAGTATTCTAATTCGTCCAAGGCGAGAAGTGGTAGCTCGCGAAGAAATAATTACGCCGGCAACTGCGGTATTACGCCTGCGTGTCTGGGATTGCCACGGTGTTGGCCCAGCAGACGGAAATCCTACTGCTGGACAAGCCGACGACACGTCTCGAAAGCAGCCATCCAGGTCAACGTTCTGGACTTCTTGGCTGATCTCGCGCGGAACCACCGTTGTCATGGTGCTGCATGATCTCAACCTGGCAGCTCGCTACGCAGACGACCTCGTCGCAATGGCTGGAGGGCGAGTCAAGTTTCCGGCAAACCGGAGGATGTGCTGACGCAAGAGAATGCACGCAGGTCTTCGGCCGAAAGCCGCTTCATCGCCGATCCCCCTCGGGCAGGCCGATCATGCTTCCGATCCGCCGGCATCGGACGGCAACCACGCAACATTTTAAGGAAGAAAGGTTGTGAGCGCAGTTCAGCATTTAAACTCTGCTCGACAAAATCTGCGAGCACTTCGTCACGCAGGAAAGCCCAGGCGGCGGCGCTGCGAGACCTTGGCGAGCGGCTTAGCCACATCACAACCGCTGTGGTTTGTCCGCCGACGACAATAATCTTGTGAAAAATCGGATAGTAGGGCACAATTTATAAATGCACCTGAAGTGCTGAGCTATCTCAAATCCGGCCGTCTCGCGCCGAGTGACAGCTCGCGTGGGAGGGTCGCGTCGATGGATCAGGGGTTCTTTCTTCTGTTCGCTACGGTGTCCGTGATCACGGCCCTGACCGTGGTCCTGGCGCGGAATCCGGTTCACTGCGCATTGGCGCTGATGGCGTGTTTCCTGCAGATTTCGGCAATCTTCGTCCTGCTCGAAGCGCCGTTGCTCGCGGTCATCCAGATCTTCGTGTATGTCGGCGCAATCATGGTCCTGTTCCTATTCGTGATCATGATGATCGATGTGCGCGAAGCAAAGTTGCAGCGGTTCTTACCCGGGGGCAACCTGCCAGCTCTGGTTATGCTCGTTCTGCTTGGGATCGAGATGTCGGTCCTGGTGCTCTGGAGCGATCGCTTTTCGGTCACTGTTCCCGTAGGCGGCGGCGACGAGATCAGGCAGCTCAGCACGACGCTTTTCGCCGGTTATCTTCTGCCGTTTGAGGTCGCCTCCGTCATCCTGTTGGTGGCTTTGGTCGGCGCCATCGTGCTGGCGCGGAAGGAGCAGGGGTGATGGTTCCGCTGTCGTGGTATATTCTGCTCGGGGTGGTCCTGTTCGTGATCGGAGCGGCGGGCGTGCTGCTCAGGCGCAATATTCTGGTCGTGCTGATGTCGCTGGAGTTGCTGCTAAACTCGGTCAACATCAATTTCATCGCTTTCGGGCGCATCTACAACGACTTTCGCGGGCAGATCTTCGCCATCTTCGTCATAGCAATCACTGCGGCGGAGGTTGCCGTTGCTCTTGGCATCCTGGTCGCCCTTGTGAGGAACAAATCCACCCTCAAGGTCGACGACGTGACCATGATGAAAGGATAACGGCTTGGACCCGGTGATATCGATCAGGCCGCTGCTTGCCGTCGCCGTCCCGGGCCTGACCGCCGTGGCAGTTCTTCTCTTGAATAACCGTGAGAAAATCCGCGATCTCGTATCGCCGTTGGCCGCGATCGTCCTGTTTGCGATCGTCGCCTCCATGGCGCCCACGGTGTTGGCTGGCGGAACCGTCGATTTGCGCCTGTTCGAGATCTTGCCGGGGGCCGACTTCGCTTTCCGGGCAGATGCGCTCGGCATGGTGTTCGCCACCGTCTCTTCACTCCTATGGATCGTCGCCGCGCTCTATTCCGTCGGCTACATGCGGCACTTGAACGAACATGCGCAGACTCGATTCTTTGCCTGTTTCGCCACCAGTCTCGCGGCGGCCGTCGGAGGCGCCTTTGCCGCCAATCTGTTCACGCTGGTGATCTTCTACGAGGTGCTCAGCCTCGTTACCTATCCGCTCGTCTACCACCACGAGGACGAAGAGGGATGGGCGGGCAGCCGCAAATACCTCGTCTATTTGATGGGCGCGTCGAAAAGCGTGCTGCTTGCCGCGCTGGCACTGACCTATTCCATTGCGGGGTCGCTCGACTTTGTGGATGGGGGGCTATTGGAGGGAGTCAATGCCTCCGCGCCGCTGCTGACGGTTATCTATTTCTGCTATCTTTTCGGCTTCGCCAAGGCTGCGGTGATGCCCATGCACGCCTGGCTACCGGCCGCCATGGTGGCCCCAACTCCTGTCAGCGCGCTCTTGCATGCAGTGGCTGTGGTCAAGATGGGTGTGTTCTGTGTGCTGCGGGTGGTGTTCCATGTCTTCGGCGTCGGGCTGGTCGGACAACTGGGCCTCGGCATCGTCACGGCCTATCTGGTGTCATTCACGATCCTGATGGCGTCGGTCTACGCCCTGACACGGGACGACCTGAAAGCTAGGCTCGCCTATTCGACGGTTTCCCAACTTTCCTACATCGTGCTGGGCGCGGTCCTGTTGTCGCCGGTCGCAATGGTCGGCGGGATCATCCACATTGCAGCACACGCATTTTCAAAGATCACGCTGTTTTTTTGCGCCGGGTCGATCTATTGCGCATCGGGAAAGCGCAATATCAGCGACATGGCCGGCATCGGCCGCCGGCTGCCCTGGACGATGGGGGCATTCTTCGTCGCCTCGCTCAGCATGATCGGGGTGCCGCCGACCGCGGGATTTGTCAGCAAATGGTATTTGACGCTGGGGTCGGTGGAGGCGGGACAGATGGCGTTCCTGGTCGTACTCCTGGTGAGTTCGATCCTGAACGCCGCCTATTTCCTGCCGGTCAGCTACGTCGCCTTTTTCGGGACCGAGTCGCAGGAGAGCCAGGCGACCGTCCGTGAAATTCCGATGATCACGATCCCGCTTGTCGCGACCGCCATCCTATCGGTGCTGATGGGCATCTTCCCCGATTATTTCCTTACCCTGGCGGATGGAGTGGTCAGATGATCAAGCGCGTGGTCGATTTCTTTGGTGACGAAGAATGGGCAAAACAGCGCCGCCGACTGTTCTATCTGGCACTCGTTCTGATCGTCGCCGCCGACTTTCTGGTTTCTCGCGAACACGCCGAATACGTTTGGGAGCGCCTGCCTGGCTGGTCCGCCGTCTACGGTTTTGGCTCCTGCGTTCTGCTCATCTTCGTTTCCAAGTTTCTCGGCCATCGCATCGGGCTGATGCGGCGCGAGGACTATTATGACTGACTTCATCCATCCGGCTCTCCTCTTCATTCTCGGTGCTCTGCCGATACCGTTCCTCAGGGGATCGATCGGCAAGGCCTATCTGCTGCTGATCCCGACGCTGGCGATCCTTGCCGTGCTCACGATGGAGCCGGGCAGTTATGGCGAGGCAAGATTTATCGGGCAGGAAATCGTGATCGCGAAGGTCGACAAGCTGAGTATCGTCTTCGCCACCGTTTTCACCGTCATGGCGCTGATCGGTACGGTCTACGCGTTGCACCTGACGCGCACCGGCCAGCATGTGGCCGCATTCATCTACGTCGGCAGTGCACTCGGGGTGGTATTCGCCGGCGACTACCTGACCCTCTACCTATTCTGGGAAGGCATGGCATTTGCCTCTGCCTATCTGGTCTTTGCCCAGGGAGGCGACAAGGCAATCCGGGCGGGGTTCCGGTATCTCATGGTTCATATTGCCGGCGGGGTCTGCCTGCTCGGCGGCGTGGTTCTCCACAGACTCGCCACCGGTTCATCTCTTTTCGGCCCGATCGAGGGAGAAATGGGCGTGGCCGTCTACCTGATCCTTGCCGGGTTCATCCTCAACGCCGCAGTGCCGCCGCTCAACGCCTGGCTCACCGACGCCTATCCGGAGGCGACCGTCACAGGCGCAGTGTTCATGAGCGCCTTTACCACCAAGACCGCCGTTTACGTGTTGGCGCGGGCATTTCCGGGGACCGAGCTTTTGGTCTGGCTCGGCATTGCGATGGCGCTATACGGCGTTATCTACGCGGTGCTGGAGAACGACTGCCGGCGGCTGCTTGCCTATCACATCGTCAGCCAGGTAGGGTATATGGTGGCGGGCGTGGGTATTGGGACGGAAATGGCGGTGAACGGAGCCACCAGCCATGCCTTCGCCCATATCCTCTACAAGGCGCTTCTGTTCATGGGTGCGGGGGCGGTGATTCATGTCACTGGGCGGCGTAAGCTCACCGAACTCGGCGGGCTCTACAAGTCCATGCCGCTGACCGTGACGCTCTATATGGTTGGCGCCTTGGCGATCTCGGCATTTCCATTCTTCTCTGGTTTCGTCACCAAGTCGATGGTCGTGGCCGCCGCCGGGCAGGATCACCGCGCGCTGGTCGTGCTTGCGCTGACGATGGCATCGTCCGGGACGTTCCTGCACACCGGTCTCAAGCTCCCGTACTACATGTTCTTCGGTAAGGACCAGGGCCTAGGGGCCAGGGAGCCGCCCGGGAACATGCTGGTTGCGATGGGTATGGCGGCGGTGCTCTGCATTGCGATCGGTGTGTTTCCGCGGCCGCTTTATGCAATGCTACCCTATCCAGTCGACTTCGAACCATATACGGGCCTCCATATTACGGAGAGCCTCGGCGTGCTGATGTTTACGGCACTGGGTTTTGTCATTTTCCTGCGAGCGCTCGATCCCGAGAATAAGATCAGCCTGGACACCGACTGGTTCTACCGCAAGGGTGCGCGGTACTTCATGTGGCTCGCCGAAAGGCCGCTGGCGCGCTACGAGAAGGCGGTGAGCGAGGTGTCCGAGACAACGGCGCTACCTTTCCTGCACGGGTCGGCACGAGAAGGATTTCGGATCGACCTTAACGGTGTGGACGCCGTCGTGAACGGCGTCGCCCGTTCGATCCTGGGCGGGGGCGCGGCGTTGCGGCGGCTCCAGACCGGTGTCGTGACCCATTATGTACTGGCGATGATCGCCGGTCTGATCGCGGCCGCCGTCGTTTTCGCCGTGGCGTGGCGGTAGGGGGTGCGATGGGATTGCCGCTCCTCAGTCTCATTGTATTCACGCCTGCCGCCGGGGCAGTGTTCCTAATGTTTCTCCGCAGCGAGGATGTGGTGCGCTGGACAGCGCTGGGTGTCGCCGTCCTGGATCTGACTCTCTGCATCGCAATGCTGGCCGGCTTCGACACGACGACACACGAGATGCAGTTCACCGAGAGGCACCCGTGGGTACCTTCGCTCGGGATCACCTATGCGCTCGGTATCGATGGGATCAGCGCGCTCTTCGTGTTCTTGACCGCACTGCTGGGATGGATCTGCGTGCTCGCCTCGTGGGTTGCGATCGAGAGCAAGGTGAAGGAGTTCATGGTGAGCCTGCTCGTCATGCAGGCGTTGATGCTGGGGGTATTCAGCGCCCTCGACCTGTTTCTGTTTTATGTTTGCTGGGAGGCAATGCTGATCCCGATGTACCTGATAATCGGGGTGTGGGGCGGTGATGGCCGGGTCTATGCCGCGTTCAAGTTCTTCCTCTACACGCTGGCGGGCAGCCTACTGTTCCTGATCGGTGTCATTGTGCTCTATTTCCACGGCGGCAGGACCTTCGACATACTCGCGCTCACAGGTCAGGATTTGCCGTTCTGGATCCAATCCTGGCTTTTCTTCGCCTTTCTGATTGCCTTCGCCGTGAAGGTGCCGATGGTCCCGGTTCATACCTGGCTGCCGGACGCTCATGTACAGGCGCCGACGGCTGGCAGCATCATCCTGGCCGGAGTGCTCCTGAAGATGGGCGCCTACGGGTTCTTGCGGTTCTCGCTGCCGATACTGCCGGAGGCGTCGATATACTATTCGACGCTGATGCTGGCGCTTTCGGCGCTCGCCATCGTCTATGGCGGATTGCTTGCGCTGGCGCAGGACGATCTGAAGAAGTTGGTCGCCTATTCCAGCATCAGTCATATGGGTTTCGTAACACTGGGGATTTTTGCGCTGAACCTGCGCGGGCTCCAGGGCGGCATCCTGCAAATGTTCAATCATGGCGTAACGACGGGCGCATTGTTCCTCTTCGTCGGTCTGATCTACGAGCGGACGCATACGCGCAGTATCGCCGACTATGGCGGGCTGATGAAGGTGGCGCCGATCTATACTGCGTTTCTGGCGCTGTTCACCTTGTCGTCGATGGCCCTGCCGGGAACGAATTCTTTCATCGGCGAGTTGCTGGTGCTGTCGGGCGGATTTGCGGCCAACCTGGCCGCCGGCGCGGCCGCGGTCGTAGGCGCTTTGCTGAGCGCGGCCTATCTTCTTGGCATGTACAGGAGAGTAGCACTTGGTCCAGCCAGCATCGGCGCCCGCTTCAAGATACGTGACGTGAACGCCCGCGAGATGGCTGCGATCCTGCCGCTGGCTGTCTTCGTGCTTTGGGTGGGGCTCTATCCGAAACCCTTTCTCAACATCATCGACGTCTCGGTGAAGCATTTGCTGGCGCACGTGCACACCACGGGGAGCGGCCAATGACCGCCGCCGCGCTTTTCCAGTCTGCTTTAGCGAGCCTGCCCGAGATCGTGGTGATCACTGGCGCCTGTATCCTGCTGATCCTTGGCCAGCTTGTGCGCAAGGGGCAGGAACATGTCTTTGTGTGGGCATCCGTCGCCGTCGTGCTGATTGCTGCCTTGGGGACACTCATGCTGGCGAGCGAGGTACGGCCGGCCTACACGGGCATGTTCGTCGCCGACGGCTTTGCGGTCTTTTTCAAGTTCGTGTTCTATTTAGCCACTGTTTTGACATTCTTCCTGTCGCGAAAATATGCAGACATTGAGGGGATTGAAAGTAGCGAATACTATGTTCTGCTGCTCTTCGCCCTGTCGGGAATGATGATCATGGCCTCGGCGACCGATCTATTGTCGCTTTATGTGGGCCTCGAACTGATGGTGCTCTGCACCTATGTACTGACCGGTTTCTTGCGAAGAGAGCCGCGTTCGAACGAAGCGGCACTGAAATACGTGATCCTTGGCGCGGTCTCGACCGCGATCTTCCTCTATGGCGTTTCGCTCGTTTACGGGCTCACCGGCACGACGCAACTGGACGGCATGACGGCCGCGGTGACCGGCGATCGGCTCGATCCCGGATTGCTGCTGGCGGTGGTCTTCATCGTCGCGGGGTTGGTCTTCAAGGTCGGCGCGGTGCCGTTCCATATGTGGGTGCCGGACGTCTACGAGGGCGCGCCGACGACGATCACGGCTTTCATGTCTGTGGGGCCGAAGGCTGCGGGGTTTGCGGCGATCCTGCGGGTGTTCCTCAACCCGCTGGTTGCAGCTTCGGACGCCTGGGTCGTTGTCGCCGTCATTGCGGTAGCGACTATGGCACTCGGCAGCTTCGTGGCGCTGGTGCAGGACAATTTCAAGCGCCTCCTGGCCTATTCCAGCATCGCCCATGCCGGGTTCGCCATTTTCGGCGTGGTAGCCGGCGGAGCGGACGGCATCGCCAGCGTGATGCTCTACCTGCTGATCTATTCTTTGATGAACCTCGGCATTTTCGGCATCGTCATCATGATGCGCAACGGCGATTTTTCGGGCGAAATAATCGAAGAGTACGCGGGCTTTGCCAGGTCGCATCCCGGGCTGGCGCTTCTGATGCTGCTCTATCTGTTCTCGCTGGCCGGCATTCCTCCGACAGCCGGGTTCTTCGCCAAGTTCTACGTGCTGGTCGCGTTGGTCGAGCGGGGTTTCGTCATGCTGGCGGTGATCGCAGTGCTCTTGAGCGCCGTCGCCGCCTACTTCTACATCCGCATCGTCATGGTGATCTACATGCGCGAGCCACGCAGGGTGTTTGACCCGGCTCTGACGCCCCTGGTTCGCGCGACCCTCGCCTTCACCGCCGTAGGCACTCTCGGAATCGGCCTATTTCCGGAACGGTTCCTCAGGCTTGCTCAAGGTGCGGTGTTTGGAGGCTGATCTATTGGATTTGCAATGGTTCCCCCGAGGGAATACACTGACAATTGAAGAAAGGAGCGCCCAAGTCACTTACTGGGGCGACCGCATTGCCGGCCCGGAGGGGTCGGTCGCGGCCTGAGCAAGGCCCTCGGTGGGTGACCGGGGAAATGCGACATGTCTGCAATGGAATTTCTGCCTGTTCTCTTCATGGCCGCCGGAATTGTTCTGGTGGCGATGATGACGCTTTTCGTCTCGTCGCTGCTGCGCCCCTCCAATTCCTATCCCGCAAAGAACATGCCCTACGAATGCGGCATGGACCCGTCGGGCGAAGCTGCCGGGGGCCGCTTCAGAGTGCCGTTCTTTATCCTTGCGATACTGCTGGTGGTCTTCGATGTCGAGGCAATGTTCCTCTTTCCCTGGGCCGTCGTTCTGAAAGAGATCGGGCTCATCGGGTATATTGAGATGTTCGTCTTCATGTTGCTGCTTCTCGTGGGGTTCGCCTACGCTTGGCTGAAGGGAGCGTTGGAATGGGAGGAATAAACAACGCGATCCGCGATAGTGTACTGTTCACCACGGCCGACAGCATTATCGGCTGGAGCCGGCGGTCAGCCCTATGGCCTGAGACCTTCGGCATTGCTTGCTGCGCCATCGAGATGATCTCGGCCGGTTGCGCGCGTTATGATCTCGACCGGTTCGGCGTGGTGTTCCGCCCTTCACCACGTCAGTCCGATGTGATGATCATCGCCGGCACCGTGACCCGGAAATTCGCGCCCGTCGTGCGTCGGCTCTACGACCAGATGCCGGAACCGCGCTGGGTGATCGCAATGGGCACCTGCGCCATTTCGGGCGGGGTTTACAACACCTACGCCGTGGTGCAGGGGTCGGAGACTTTCGTGCCCGTCGACGTTCATGTGCCCGGCTGTCCCCCGCGGCCCGAGGCGTTGATGCATGGCTTCCTCCTGCTTCAAGAGAAGATCAAGAGGTCCCGCGCGCTGGCCGGGACGCGTCTGGATCGGGTTGCATCATCATGAGTGTAGGGCGGCCTCTCGATCATGGTCCGATCATGGAGCGTTTCGGAGGGGCAATCGAGGACCTCGGCTGCGCGCACGGCATTCACGTCTTTGCTGTTCCTCCCGAGACGATCGTCGAGTTCTGCCGGTTCCTGAAGGAACATCCAGCGCTGCGATTCAACTTCCTCTCGGACATCTGTGGGGTTGATCATTATCCCGAAACACCGCGATTCGAAGCGGTATACCACCTTTACTCGCTGCCCAACCGGTGGCGGATTCGCATCAAGTGCTGGCTTGGCGATCCGCCGCAGCTTTCCTCGGTTACGGGCGTTTGGCGCACCGCCAACTGGCATGAACGCGAAGCCTGGGACATGTACGGGATCAGGTTCGAGGGTCACCCAGACCTGCGCCGGATCTACATGTGGGAGGAATTCGAGGGCTTCCCGCAGCGCAAGGACTTTCCGCTGCGCGGATACAAGGATAAGTTGAATCCGTTTGGAGCCGAAGGCCCGCCGCCGACACAGCCGGACCTCGCCACCAGGGATATTCCGCAAGCAGGCCGTTCCGCGCGGGAGAGTTGAGATGACTGAAGTCACCGAGCTCGGCAGGCCTGAAGGCGAAGCGCTCAATACCAGGGAAGTGCTTCTGAACCTCGGCCCGCAGCACCCCAGCACTCATGGGGTTCTTCGGCTCGTCCTCGAACTGACCGGCGAATACGTCGAGCGCGTCGACCCGCATATCGGCTATCTCCACCGCGGCACCGAAAAACTGGCGGAGAGCTTCACCTATACTCAGATTTTCCCGCTGACGGACCGGCTCGACTACCTCTGCCCACCTTCGAATAACCTGGCATTTGCACTGGCCGTGGAGAAACTCCTCGGCATAGAAGCACCGGTACGGGCGCAGTATATTCGCGTGTTGATGGCCGAGCTGGCACGGATCTCGGGCCATCTCCTGATCACCGGTGCACTGCCGATGGACCTTGGCGCCATGACCGCGTTGCTCTATGCGATGCGCGAGCGCGAGATGATCATGGATCTGTTGGAGATGATTTCCGGGGCGCGGATGCATACATCTTTCTGCCGGGTCGGCGGTGTGCGCGAGGACCTGCCCGACGGGTTCCTCCCCAAGATCCGGGAATTCTGTGACATTTTCCCGAACCGCATTCGCGACTATGATCGGCTGCTTCAGAACAACCGGGTGTTTTTGAACCGTACGCAAGGGATCGGCGTAATCGCCGCCGAGGATGCCATCGATCTCGGCCTGAGTGGCCCAAACCTGCGCGCCTCGGGCGTCGATTGGGACATCCGCCGCGACGAGCCTTATGAGATCTACGATCGGCTCGACTTCAATGTCATTACCCGCAAGGAGGGCGACTGCTATGCGCGCTGGCAGTGCCGTGTCGAGGAAATGCGCGAGAGCATCCGGATCATTGAGCAATGTCTCGACCAGATGCCCGAGGGGCCGTTCCAGATCGACATGCCGACAATCGCCTTCCCGGTGGACAAGGACAGGGTGCACTGCTCGATGGAGGCATTGATCCAGCATTTCGATCTATCGGCCTACGGCTTCAAGGTGCCGAAGGGCGAGGTTTATTCTGCGATCGAGGCGCCAAAGGGCGAGCTAGGTTTCTACATCATCAGCGACGGATCGCCCAAACCGTTCCGTATGAAGGTGCGGGCACCGTCCTTCGTCAACCTTCAGGCACTCTTTGGAGTGACCAACGCCCGCTATCTGGCGGACATGATCGCCGTGCTCGGCAGCCTCGACCCGGTGATGGCCGAGGTGGACAAGTAGCAGGGAGGTTCAAACCCGATGACCATGCGCGAACAGATCGAGGCGGCGGCGGCGCGGTATCCCGACCAGCGCTCGGCGATCATGCCCGCGCTTCTGATCGCGCAGAGGGAGCATGGCCATTTGCCTGGTCCAGTGCTGGAAGAAGTCGCCAATATCCTTGGTGTCGAGCGGATCTGGGTCTACGAACTGGCGACCTTCTACACACTCTTTCATGTCGAACCGGTGGGCATGTTCCACCTGCAACTCTGCGACAACGTTTCCTGCATGCTGCGCCGCTCCGAGGACCTCTTGAGGCATTTGGAGGAGGTGCTGGGGATCAACAAGGGCGGCACAACGCCGGATGGGCTGTTCACGCTTTCGACAGTCGAGTGCCTCGGTGCATGCGAGATGGCTCCGGTGATGCAGGTTGGCGACGATTACCACGGCAACCTTGATGTCGCGCGGATAGACGCGCTGCTGGACGGCCTCCGCGCCTTGGCGAGGCAGGCCGAAAGTGGGCCCACCCTTGCACGGCCGCCGGGAAGGTAGGGTCATGTTCGAGCCGGTTCTTCTTAAGAATATCGACGTGCCGGACAGTCATTTGCTGTCGACCTATGAGGCCGGCGGCGGCTATCAGGCATTGGCCAAGACGCTGCGCGAGTATACGCCGGACGAGGTCATCGACCTCGTCAAACAGTCCAACCTGCGCGGCCGCGGCGGGGCCGGATTCCCGACGGGCATGAAATGGTCCTTCGTGCCGAAGCAGGCCGGCAAGCCGAAATACCTGTGCTGCAACGCTGATGAGGGCGAGCCCGGAACCTTCAAGGACCGGATCATCATGGAGCGCGATCCACACCAGCTCATCGAGGGGCTGGCGGTAAGCGCCTACGCGATCGGGGCCGAAACCGCCTATGTCTACATCCGGGGAGAATATGTGACGGCGATACGCCGCCTGGAGCAAGCGATCGCCCAGGCTCACGAAAGGTCCTATCTCGGAACGAGTGTTCTAGGCTCTGATTTCAAGTTCACCGTGCACGTTCACTGCGGCGCGGGCGCCTATATTTGCGGCGAGGAGACCGCGATGCTCGAGTCGCTCGAGGGCAAGCGGGCGCAGCCGCGATTGAAACCGCCGTTTCCCGCCGTGGCCGGGCTCTACTCCAGCCCCACCGTTATCAACAATGTCGAGACGATTGCTTGCGTGCCGCATATTGTGGCGCGCGGGCCGGCCTGGTTTCGGGGCATCGGTCCGGATAAGAGCCCCGGCCCGAAGCTCTACTGCCTGAGCGGGCAGGTGCGCAACCCCGGCCTTTACGAGCTGCCGATGGGCATATCGCTGCGCGAACTGGTCGAGGAGCACGCTGGCGGTCCGTTACCGGGGCGCAGGATCAAGGCTGTAATTCCGGGCGGGGTCTCGGCGCCGGTAATACCTGAGGGCGGGCTGGAGGTCGGGATGGATTTCGACTCGCTTGCTGCCGCCGGCTCGATGCTTGGTTCGGCCGGCGTTGTTGTAATCGACGACTCGACCTGCATGGTCAAGGTCGCCACCCGGATCATAGAGTTCTTCCACCACGAGTCCTGCGGCAAGTGTACGCCATGCCGGGAAGGATTGAACTGGGCCGTAAAGGTACTGCGCCGCATTGAGACCGGGGAAGGCGGGCCTGGAGATCTGGAGCAGCTGGAGATGCTTTGCAAAGGCATTTTCGGCAATACGTTTTGTGCTTTGGGTGACGGTGCCGCGATGGGATTGCGGGCGGCGCTTAAGCATTTCCGCGACGAGTTCGTCGTCCATATCGAGGAGCGGAGGTGCCCGTTTCACAGAGCGTGTGTTTGAGGCGGGCTTGGAGGAAGCATGGTTAGCGTTACGATCGACGGACAAACGCTTGAAGTCGAGGCTGGCTCCACGGTGCTCATGGCGGCTGAGCGCTTGGGCATCGACATTCCAACTTTCTGTTACTGGAAGCGGCTGCCGCCGCTGGCCTCCTGCCGCATGTGCCTCGTGGAGATTGAGGGGTTGCGGCGGCTGCAGCCGGCCTGCGCCACCACGGTCACCGATGGCATGGTCGTTAGGGCTAATACGCCGCTGATCGAGGAAACGCGATCA from Rhizobium gallicum bv. gallicum R602sp harbors:
- a CDS encoding NADH-quinone oxidoreductase subunit N yields the protein MTAAALFQSALASLPEIVVITGACILLILGQLVRKGQEHVFVWASVAVVLIAALGTLMLASEVRPAYTGMFVADGFAVFFKFVFYLATVLTFFLSRKYADIEGIESSEYYVLLLFALSGMMIMASATDLLSLYVGLELMVLCTYVLTGFLRREPRSNEAALKYVILGAVSTAIFLYGVSLVYGLTGTTQLDGMTAAVTGDRLDPGLLLAVVFIVAGLVFKVGAVPFHMWVPDVYEGAPTTITAFMSVGPKAAGFAAILRVFLNPLVAASDAWVVVAVIAVATMALGSFVALVQDNFKRLLAYSSIAHAGFAIFGVVAGGADGIASVMLYLLIYSLMNLGIFGIVIMMRNGDFSGEIIEEYAGFARSHPGLALLMLLYLFSLAGIPPTAGFFAKFYVLVALVERGFVMLAVIAVLLSAVAAYFYIRIVMVIYMREPRRVFDPALTPLVRATLAFTAVGTLGIGLFPERFLRLAQGAVFGG
- the nuoE gene encoding NADH-quinone oxidoreductase subunit NuoE; protein product: MTMREQIEAAAARYPDQRSAIMPALLIAQREHGHLPGPVLEEVANILGVERIWVYELATFYTLFHVEPVGMFHLQLCDNVSCMLRRSEDLLRHLEEVLGINKGGTTPDGLFTLSTVECLGACEMAPVMQVGDDYHGNLDVARIDALLDGLRALARQAESGPTLARPPGR
- a CDS encoding NADH-quinone oxidoreductase subunit C, producing the protein MSVGRPLDHGPIMERFGGAIEDLGCAHGIHVFAVPPETIVEFCRFLKEHPALRFNFLSDICGVDHYPETPRFEAVYHLYSLPNRWRIRIKCWLGDPPQLSSVTGVWRTANWHEREAWDMYGIRFEGHPDLRRIYMWEEFEGFPQRKDFPLRGYKDKLNPFGAEGPPPTQPDLATRDIPQAGRSARES
- a CDS encoding NuoB/complex I 20 kDa subunit family protein, coding for MGGINNAIRDSVLFTTADSIIGWSRRSALWPETFGIACCAIEMISAGCARYDLDRFGVVFRPSPRQSDVMIIAGTVTRKFAPVVRRLYDQMPEPRWVIAMGTCAISGGVYNTYAVVQGSETFVPVDVHVPGCPPRPEALMHGFLLLQEKIKRSRALAGTRLDRVASS
- a CDS encoding NADH-quinone oxidoreductase subunit A, with the protein product MSAMEFLPVLFMAAGIVLVAMMTLFVSSLLRPSNSYPAKNMPYECGMDPSGEAAGGRFRVPFFILAILLVVFDVEAMFLFPWAVVLKEIGLIGYIEMFVFMLLLLVGFAYAWLKGALEWEE
- the nuoF gene encoding NADH-quinone oxidoreductase subunit NuoF — translated: MFEPVLLKNIDVPDSHLLSTYEAGGGYQALAKTLREYTPDEVIDLVKQSNLRGRGGAGFPTGMKWSFVPKQAGKPKYLCCNADEGEPGTFKDRIIMERDPHQLIEGLAVSAYAIGAETAYVYIRGEYVTAIRRLEQAIAQAHERSYLGTSVLGSDFKFTVHVHCGAGAYICGEETAMLESLEGKRAQPRLKPPFPAVAGLYSSPTVINNVETIACVPHIVARGPAWFRGIGPDKSPGPKLYCLSGQVRNPGLYELPMGISLRELVEEHAGGPLPGRRIKAVIPGGVSAPVIPEGGLEVGMDFDSLAAAGSMLGSAGVVVIDDSTCMVKVATRIIEFFHHESCGKCTPCREGLNWAVKVLRRIETGEGGPGDLEQLEMLCKGIFGNTFCALGDGAAMGLRAALKHFRDEFVVHIEERRCPFHRACV
- the nuoD gene encoding NADH dehydrogenase (quinone) subunit D; translated protein: MTEVTELGRPEGEALNTREVLLNLGPQHPSTHGVLRLVLELTGEYVERVDPHIGYLHRGTEKLAESFTYTQIFPLTDRLDYLCPPSNNLAFALAVEKLLGIEAPVRAQYIRVLMAELARISGHLLITGALPMDLGAMTALLYAMREREMIMDLLEMISGARMHTSFCRVGGVREDLPDGFLPKIREFCDIFPNRIRDYDRLLQNNRVFLNRTQGIGVIAAEDAIDLGLSGPNLRASGVDWDIRRDEPYEIYDRLDFNVITRKEGDCYARWQCRVEEMRESIRIIEQCLDQMPEGPFQIDMPTIAFPVDKDRVHCSMEALIQHFDLSAYGFKVPKGEVYSAIEAPKGELGFYIISDGSPKPFRMKVRAPSFVNLQALFGVTNARYLADMIAVLGSLDPVMAEVDK